In Centroberyx gerrardi isolate f3 chromosome 11, fCenGer3.hap1.cur.20231027, whole genome shotgun sequence, the following are encoded in one genomic region:
- the LOC139929990 gene encoding histone H1-like isoform X2 → MTEVAPAPAAAPAKAVKPAKKKAAKLKKSGPTVGELILKAVSASKERSGVSLAAVKKSLAAGGYDVDKNKARIKIAIKKLVEKGALVQTKGTGASGSFKIAKKAEKVKKPAAKKPAPKAKKPAAKKPKAAAKKTAVAKKSPAKAKKPAAKKPAAKKAAKSPKKAVKKPAAAKKPAAKKAARPKATKPKKAPKKK, encoded by the exons ATGACAGAAGTCGCTCCAGCACCCGCCGCCGCCCCGGCTAAAGCGGTTAAACCCGCGAAGAAGAAGGCTGCGAAGCTGAAGAAGAGCGGCCCTACCGTCGGTGAGCTGATTCTTAAAGCTGTGTCCGCCTCCAAGGAGCGGAGCGGCGTGTCTCTGGCCGCCGTCAAGAAGAGCCTGGCTGCCGGAGGCTACGACGTGGACAAGAACAAGGCCCGCATCAAGATCGCCATCAAGAAACTGGTGGAGAAAGGCGCTCTGGTCCAGACCAAGGGGACCGGGGCCTCCGGCTCCTTCAAGATCGCCAAGAAGGCTGAAAAGGTCAAGAAGCCGGCTGCCAAGAAACCCGCTCCGAAAGCCAAGAAGCCCGCTGCCAAGAAACCC AAGGCTGCAGCTAAGAAGACTGCAGTCGCTAAGAAATCCCCGGCGAAAGCGAAGAAGCCCGCAGCAAAGAAACCAGCGGCTAAAAAGGCCGCTAAGAGTCCGAAGAAGGCGGTGAAGAAGCCCGCTGCTGCCAAGAAACCTGCCGCCAAGAAGGCTGCCAGGCCCAAAGCAACAAAGCCCAAAAAGGCACCCAAGAAGAAGTAA
- the LOC139929990 gene encoding histone H1-like isoform X1, producing the protein MTEVAPAPAAAPAKAVKPAKKKAAKLKKSGPTVGELILKAVSASKERSGVSLAAVKKSLAAGGYDVDKNKARIKIAIKKLVEKGALVQTKGTGASGSFKIAKKAEKVKKPAAKKPAPKAKKPAAKKPVKSPKKTVAKKAAAKKTAVAKKSPAKAKKPAAKKPAAKKAAKSPKKAVKKPAAAKKPAAKKAARPKATKPKKAPKKK; encoded by the coding sequence ATGACAGAAGTCGCTCCAGCACCCGCCGCCGCCCCGGCTAAAGCGGTTAAACCCGCGAAGAAGAAGGCTGCGAAGCTGAAGAAGAGCGGCCCTACCGTCGGTGAGCTGATTCTTAAAGCTGTGTCCGCCTCCAAGGAGCGGAGCGGCGTGTCTCTGGCCGCCGTCAAGAAGAGCCTGGCTGCCGGAGGCTACGACGTGGACAAGAACAAGGCCCGCATCAAGATCGCCATCAAGAAACTGGTGGAGAAAGGCGCTCTGGTCCAGACCAAGGGGACCGGGGCCTCCGGCTCCTTCAAGATCGCCAAGAAGGCTGAAAAGGTCAAGAAGCCGGCTGCCAAGAAACCCGCTCCGAAAGCCAAGAAGCCCGCTGCCAAGAAACCCGTCAAGAGCCCGAAGAAGACTGTAGCCAAGAAGGCTGCAGCTAAGAAGACTGCAGTCGCTAAGAAATCCCCGGCGAAAGCGAAGAAGCCCGCAGCAAAGAAACCAGCGGCTAAAAAGGCCGCTAAGAGTCCGAAGAAGGCGGTGAAGAAGCCCGCTGCTGCCAAGAAACCTGCCGCCAAGAAGGCTGCCAGGCCCAAAGCAACAAAGCCCAAAAAGGCACCCAAGAAGAAGTAA
- the LOC139929999 gene encoding histone H3, which yields MARTKQTARKSTGGKAPRKQLATKAARKSAPATGGVKKPHRYRPGTVALREIRRYQKSTELLIRKLPFQRLVREIAQDFKTDLRFQSSAVMALQEASEAYLVGLFEDTNLCAIHAKRVTIMPKDIQLARRIRGERA from the coding sequence ATGGCCAGAACCAAGCAGACCGCCCGTAAATCCACCGGAGGAAAAGCTCCCAGGAAGCAGCTCGCCACCAAGGCTGCCAGGAAAAGCGCCCCGGCCACCGGCGGTGTGAAGAAGCCCCACCGTTACAGGCCCGGTACCGTGGCTCTCAGAGAGATCCGTCGCTACCAGAAATCCACCGAGCTTCTGATCCGCAAGCTGCCCTTCCAGCGCCTGGTCCGAGAGATCGCTCAGGATTTCAAGACCGACCTGCGCTTCCAGAGCTCCGCTGTCATGGCTCTGCAGGAGGCCAGCGAGGCTTACCTGGTCGGCCTGTTTGAGGACACCAACCTGTGCGCCATCCACGCCAAGAGGGTCACCATCATGCCCAAGGACATCCAGCTGGCCCGCCGCATCCGCGGAGAGCGAGCTTAA